From Clostridia bacterium, one genomic window encodes:
- the rplL gene encoding 50S ribosomal protein L7/L12: MSKVSEIVEAVKGLTVLELSELVKALEDEFGVTAAAPVAVAAPAAPGAAPAAEEAAEEQTEFDAILTSVGQQKINVIKVVREITGLGLKEAKALVDEAPKPIKEKVSREEAESIKAKLAEVGAEVEIK; this comes from the coding sequence ATGTCCAAGGTTAGCGAGATCGTAGAAGCGGTCAAGGGACTGACCGTGCTTGAGCTTTCGGAGTTAGTAAAGGCTTTGGAAGATGAGTTTGGAGTTACCGCTGCCGCCCCAGTGGCGGTGGCCGCTCCGGCTGCACCTGGCGCTGCCCCGGCTGCCGAGGAAGCAGCTGAGGAGCAGACCGAGTTTGATGCCATCTTGACTTCTGTAGGTCAGCAGAAGATTAACGTCATCAAGGTAGTCCGCGAGATTACCGGCCTTGGCCTCAAGGAAGCCAAGGCTTTGGTAGACGAGGCTCCGAAGCCTATCAAGGAAAAGGTGAGCCGCGAGGAGGCCGAGTCCATCAAGGCCAAGCTGGCCGAAGTAGGCGCTGAGGTAGAGATCAAGTAA
- the rplA gene encoding 50S ribosomal protein L1, giving the protein MAKPGKRYREALKLIDRERLYEPAEAMEVIEKIGTAKFDETVEVSVRLGVDPRHADQQVRGTVVLPHGTGKTRRVLVFAKGEKAKEAEAAGADVVGDEELAAKIQGGWLDFDVAIATPDMMGTVGRLGRILGPRGLMPNPKTGTVTFDVAKAVQEVKAGKIEYRTDKAGIIHAPIGRVSFGKEKLTENLLVLIDALVRAKPAAAKGQYLKSITVSTTMSPGVKVNPLRAVGAR; this is encoded by the coding sequence TTGGCCAAACCAGGAAAAAGATACCGAGAAGCGCTCAAACTGATTGATCGAGAAAGGTTATATGAACCGGCAGAGGCCATGGAAGTCATAGAAAAGATCGGCACTGCCAAATTTGATGAGACGGTTGAAGTTTCGGTGAGGTTGGGGGTTGACCCGCGCCATGCTGATCAGCAGGTGCGGGGGACAGTAGTGCTGCCCCACGGCACCGGCAAGACCCGCCGGGTGCTGGTGTTTGCCAAGGGCGAAAAGGCTAAGGAGGCGGAAGCAGCCGGGGCCGATGTGGTTGGCGATGAGGAGTTGGCTGCCAAAATCCAAGGAGGCTGGCTTGATTTTGATGTGGCCATCGCTACCCCTGATATGATGGGCACGGTGGGCCGATTGGGCCGGATCCTAGGCCCTCGAGGCCTGATGCCCAACCCCAAGACCGGTACCGTCACCTTTGATGTAGCTAAAGCGGTGCAGGAAGTCAAGGCTGGTAAAATCGAGTATCGCACCGATAAAGCCGGTATAATCCATGCCCCAATTGGACGGGTATCCTTTGGCAAAGAAAAGCTTACCGAGAACCTCTTGGTGCTGATTGACGCTTTGGTACGGGCCAAGCCAGCGGCGGCCAAAGGTCAGTACTTGAAGAGTATTACCGTTTCCACCACCATGAGCCCGGGGGTTAAGGTCAACCCGTTGCGGGCTGTAGGGGCCAGGTAG
- the rpmG gene encoding 50S ribosomal protein L33 has translation MRVNITLACTECKHRNYTTTKNKKTHTDRLELRKYCKYCGSHTLHREIK, from the coding sequence ATGCGCGTTAACATAACTTTAGCTTGTACCGAATGTAAGCATCGCAATTACACTACCACCAAGAACAAAAAGACTCATACCGATCGTTTGGAGCTTCGCAAATACTGCAAGTACTGCGGCTCCCATACCCTGCACCGGGAGATTAAGTAA
- the nusG gene encoding transcription termination/antitermination protein NusG has translation MEKNWYVIHTYAGYENKVKANLEKRIQSMNLEDKIFQVVIPMEDELQIKDGKKKIVKKKIYPGYVLVEMILTDDSWYAVRNTPGVTGFVGPPSKPIALQPHEVKQILRQMGGEEARPRITFALGESVRVTTGPFENFIGTVSEIHPEKGKLRVLVSMFGRETPVELEYTQVEKLD, from the coding sequence ATGGAAAAGAATTGGTACGTCATCCACACATATGCCGGGTACGAAAATAAAGTTAAGGCTAATCTGGAGAAGCGCATCCAATCCATGAATTTGGAAGACAAGATCTTCCAGGTAGTAATTCCCATGGAGGACGAGCTACAGATCAAGGACGGCAAGAAAAAGATCGTTAAGAAGAAGATCTATCCCGGCTACGTTCTCGTGGAAATGATCCTAACCGACGATTCCTGGTATGCGGTTCGGAATACCCCTGGGGTGACCGGCTTCGTTGGCCCTCCATCCAAGCCGATTGCTCTGCAGCCTCACGAGGTAAAGCAGATCCTGCGCCAAATGGGCGGGGAGGAAGCGCGACCGCGGATTACATTTGCCCTAGGTGAAAGCGTCCGGGTAACCACCGGGCCGTTTGAGAACTTCATTGGTACCGTTAGCGAGATTCATCCCGAAAAGGGCAAGCTTCGAGTCCTGGTTTCTATGTTTGGGCGGGAAACTCCGGTGGAACTCGAGTATACCCAGGTTGAGAAGCTGGATTAG
- the rplK gene encoding 50S ribosomal protein L11 — protein sequence MAKKVAAIVKLQVPAGKANPAPPVGPALGQHGVNIMAFCKEFNERTAAQEGMIIPVELTVYEDRSFTFVTKTPPAAVLLKKAAGIETASGEPNRKKVAKLPRSKVREIAETKKKDLNANDIEAAMRMIEGTARSMGIEIVEG from the coding sequence ATGGCCAAGAAAGTGGCTGCCATTGTCAAGCTGCAAGTACCCGCCGGCAAGGCTAACCCGGCACCACCCGTGGGGCCGGCTCTGGGCCAGCACGGCGTCAATATTATGGCTTTCTGCAAGGAATTCAATGAGCGCACCGCTGCTCAAGAAGGCATGATTATTCCGGTGGAGCTGACGGTCTATGAGGACCGCTCCTTCACCTTTGTGACCAAGACGCCGCCGGCGGCGGTTTTACTCAAGAAAGCAGCCGGTATTGAGACTGCTTCTGGGGAGCCTAACCGCAAGAAAGTGGCCAAGTTGCCTCGTTCCAAGGTGCGGGAGATCGCCGAGACCAAAAAGAAGGATTTGAATGCCAACGATATTGAGGCGGCTATGCGCATGATCGAGGGGACGGCTCGAAGCATGGGCATCGAGATCGTTGAGGGCTAA
- a CDS encoding 50S ribosomal protein L10, with the protein MSLRRQEKVEVVERLTQLLSNSSASILTDYRGLKVAEITELRRKLRELGAEYRVVKNTLTARAAAKAGIKGLEPWLEGPVAIAFSGKDPAAMAKALNDFARTHKVFSIKAGVLEGQVIGPESVQALASLPSREELLARVVGGFQAPISGLVSVLQGTIRQLVYVLDAVREKQAAGGEAA; encoded by the coding sequence GTGAGCCTAAGGCGGCAAGAGAAAGTTGAAGTAGTAGAGAGGCTTACCCAGTTGCTTTCCAATTCCAGCGCCAGCATCCTTACCGACTACCGGGGCCTTAAGGTGGCCGAGATTACCGAGCTGCGCCGCAAGTTGCGGGAGCTTGGGGCTGAGTACCGGGTGGTCAAGAATACCCTTACCGCCCGGGCGGCTGCTAAAGCCGGCATAAAGGGATTGGAGCCGTGGCTGGAAGGACCGGTGGCCATTGCTTTCAGCGGTAAAGACCCGGCCGCAATGGCTAAGGCCTTAAACGATTTTGCCCGTACCCATAAGGTGTTCTCTATCAAAGCCGGGGTTCTCGAGGGTCAGGTGATTGGCCCGGAAAGCGTGCAGGCCTTGGCCAGCCTGCCATCCCGGGAGGAATTGCTGGCCCGGGTGGTGGGAGGCTTCCAAGCCCCCATCAGCGGCTTGGTCTCGGTGCTGCAGGGGACCATACGCCAGTTGGTCTATGTCCTGGATGCGGTCCGGGAAAAGCAAGCTGCGGGTGGCGAGGCTGCTTGA
- the secE gene encoding preprotein translocase subunit SecE, with product MPPNPKAVAVGRGNIGQRVSGYFKGVWAELKKVHWPTRKELVTYTGVVIVSVIIVAVALWIIDSVFSFLLGLIL from the coding sequence ATGCCTCCTAATCCCAAAGCAGTTGCCGTGGGCCGTGGCAACATTGGCCAGCGGGTCAGTGGTTATTTTAAAGGCGTATGGGCGGAGCTGAAAAAAGTTCATTGGCCGACTCGAAAAGAGTTGGTCACTTATACAGGCGTGGTCATAGTCTCGGTAATTATTGTAGCTGTGGCTCTGTGGATCATTGACTCCGTCTTCAGCTTTCTGTTAGGACTCATCCTCTAA